The stretch of DNA ACAGAGTTCAGAAGTAGAATCACCGAGAGGAAACGCAGAAAATTTACAAGGATAGATGCACCGGTGCGTGTAGAACTAGCATTGACTGACGACGACGTACCAGGCGCCTTCCTCGGTTCCCTAGAGTGATGTGCTTGCACGCGAGGCTGCAGATGTTCAAGAAAAGATGGCACGGCAGTGTGAGTTACGTACTATCACTAGCAGATGGCGAGTGAAACTGGCGGTGAGAGTGTAGAAGAGAACCCGAAGGCGAGGGCGGTGAGCGCCCAGGAGACGAgcacggtggaggcggcggcggcgaggctctCGCTGCGCCAGGGCGCCCTGACGTGGAGCAGGGCGGGGAGCACCGAGCAGGCGCCGACCACCCCGGCCATGAGCGAGAAGACGAGCAGGTACCCTGTCGCCGTGTTGCCTCCTAGATCTGCACACCGCGTCACGTCGTTAACCAGACCAGATCGATCATGTCGCACGCAAGGACGTACTACGTACGGCGGTGCGTCTCGCGGTCGATGAACTTGTTGAGCGACCAGCCGGCGATGCCGAGGACGGCCGCGTGCATGACGAGGTTGATGCACAGCAGGGGCCCGATGTACCGCCTGCTCGCCGCGCCCACGGCCATGGATCCACCACTGCTACCTCCCCGGCCACGAATGCTAGTACCTAGCCTAGGCCGCAGGTCTCGAGTGTCTGCAACTGCAAATTGATCCGGTGACTCTGGTCGCTATGTTACTAGTGTCAGTGGAGCTGCAAGCATGAAATGAATCTTTTATTGCGGGGTGTGTTTGTGATGACGCGAACTTAAAGCTTCGTGCAACGGCAATGCTGTTGTGCACGCGAAGCTAGCATGGAGGACGGGCCCCGCGCTAGAACCGTGTGCCACGCAAAGGCACGCGTACATAGTAACATGGGCCAGCTTCGGACGGCGACTGCCGGCCGCCGTTGCAGCTTGCATGGACGAGGTAAGCCCACCGATGTACTCCTACG from Triticum dicoccoides isolate Atlit2015 ecotype Zavitan chromosome 6A, WEW_v2.0, whole genome shotgun sequence encodes:
- the LOC119319590 gene encoding membrane protein PM19L-like, giving the protein MAVGAASRRYIGPLLCINLVMHAAVLGIAGWSLNKFIDRETHRHLGGNTATGYLLVFSLMAGVVGACSVLPALLHVRAPWRSESLAAAASTVLVSWALTALAFGLACKHITLGNRGRRLRTLEAFITISTLTQLFYLLLLHAGALSGVHGVGQACGSHGKACCREIPRGELAADHKTAGGVPSPDA